One window from the genome of Elaeis guineensis isolate ETL-2024a chromosome 5, EG11, whole genome shotgun sequence encodes:
- the LOC140858067 gene encoding large ribosomal subunit protein uL16: MGRRPARCYRQIKNKPYPKSRYCRGVPDPKIRIYDVGMKKKGVDEFPFCVHLVSWEKENVSSEALEAARIACNKYMAKYAGKDAFHLRMRVHPFHVLRINKMLSCAGADRLQTGMRGAFGKPQGTCARVMIGQVLLSVRCKDSNSNHAQEALRRAKFKFPGRQKIIVSRKWGFTKFSRTDYLKWKSENRIIPDGVNAKLLGCHGPLAARQPGKAFLSAAVTEAS, encoded by the exons ATGGGTCGGA GACCTGCAAGATGTTATCGTCAGATCAAGAATAAGCCTTATCCTAAGTCACGCTACTGCCGTGGTGTTCCAGATCCTAAGATTAGGATCTATGATGTTGGGATGAAGAAGAAGGGAGTTGATGAGTTCCCCTTCTGCGTTCATCTGGTGAGTTGGGAAAAGGAGAATGTGTCAAGTGAGGCTCTTGAGGCTGCCCGTATTGCATGCAACAAGTATATGGCCAAGTATGCTGGGAAGGATGCTTTCCATCTAAGAATGAGAGTGCATCCCTTCCATGTCTTGCGTATCAACAAGATGCTTTCATGTGCTGGAGCTGATAGGCTCCAGACTGGAATGAGGGGTGCCTTTGGCAAGCCTCAGGGAACATGTGCTAGGGTGATGATTGGTCAGGTCCTTCTGTCTGTCCGTTGCAAGGATAGCAACAGTAACCATGCACAAGAAGCCCTACGCCGTGCCAAGTTCAAGTTCCCTGGCCGTCAAAAGATCATTGTTAGCCGAAAGTG GGGCTTCACAAAATTTAGCCGCACTGATTATCTGAAGTGGAAAAGTGAGAACAGAATCATCCCAGATGGTGTCAATGCCAAG TTACTTGGATGCCATGGGCCACTTGCTGCGCGCCAACCTGGAAAGGCATTCCTTTCAGCTGCCGTTACGGAAGCTTCTTAG
- the LOC140850846 gene encoding putative zinc transporter At3g08650: protein MASKLRTLLLFLLIFVLLHGSTTIAKSGKEIIRRSRTAPNRNLESALIDGTGAEARFESSKSSFPGFGEKKVVNSRVSVSAVAWLTLAMAAATALGAVPFFFVELEPQWAGICSGLAAGVMLAASFDLVQEGQIYGNGNWVVIGILSGAIFIWLCKKFLEQYGEVSMLDIKGADASKVILVVGIMTLHSFGEGSGVGVSFAGSKGLSQGLLVTLAIAVHNIPEGLAVSMVLASRGVSPQNAMLWSFITSLPSQKLKSRGSGTIVPYIFNHDQPIVAVPSYLCADAFHKVLPFCTGFAAGCMIWMVIAEVLPDAFKEATPSQVASAGTLAVAFMETLSTVLQSFSHGYNSEDASGFLVSLLFGLGPLLGGMILVVFSLAFYLQHPLLTGVFSGIAFFLAAWRPVQLLLSSKMEFFTQTLLLIAGSALYHMSTASILRLARRKVSVNDLASSSGLSVSALTLQSFLACGAISFHALAEGLALGVAAPKAYGLGRHMVLPVSLHGLPRGAAVASCIFGATGSWQGALAAAALTGFAGPISAIGAILAGIDYSGLDYWMVLACGTLLPSFGGAFQRALKLDARKSIYGLLMGLGFACVCLTSTRLVCLHTPYCNSAPEAVT, encoded by the exons ATGGCCTCAAAGTTGAGAACCCTCCTACTATTTTTGCTTATATTTGTTTTGCTTCATGGTTCTACTACCATTGCGAAGTCTGGGAAGGAAATCATTCGGAGGTCTCGGACAGCCCCAAATAGGAACTTAGAAAGTGCACTTATAGACGGGACTGGTGCAGAGGCTAGATTTGAGAGCTCCAAAAGTAGTTTTCCAGGAtttggtgagaagaaggttgttAATAGCAGAGTTTCAGTGTCTGCAGTTGCATGGCTTACTCTTGCCATGGCTGCAGCAACAGCCTTGGGTGCAGTTCCATTCTTCTTTGTGGAGTTAGAGCCACAATGGGCAGGGATATGCAGTGGTTTGGCTGCTGGAGTGATGTTGGCTGCAAGCTTTGACCTAGTGCAGGAAGGACAGATCTATGGCAACGGAAACTGGGTTGTTATTGGGATTTTGAGTGGAGCAATTTTTATTTGGCTTTGTAAGAAG TTTCTTGAACAATATGGGGAAGTAAGCATGTTGGACATAAAAGGTGCTGATGCAAGTAAAGTTATACTTGTTGTTGGAATAATGACTCTTCATTCTTTTGGGGAGGGTTCGGGTGTTGGGGTATCCTTTGCTGGCTCAAAAGGGCTTTCTCAAGGTCTTCTAGTGACTCTAGCAATAGCTGTGCACAACATACCTGAAGGCTTAGCTGTAAGCATGGTTCTAGCATCTCGAGGGGTCTCTCCTCAGAATGCGATGTTGTGGAGTTTCATTACATCATTGCCCAG CCAGAAGCTGAAAAGCCGAGGCTCTGGCACAATCGTTCCATATATTTTTAATCATGACCAG CCCATTGTAGCTGTGCCTTCGTACCTCTGTGCTGATGCATTCCACAAGGTATTGCCTTTTTGTACGGGCTTTGCTGCTGGATGCATGATCTGGATGGTGATTGCAGAGGTTCTTCCCGATGCTTTTAAG GAAGCAACTCCTTCTCAAGTTGCTTCTGCAGGCACACTTGCTGTAGCATTCATGGAAACCTTAAGCACAGTCCTCCAAAGTTTTAGCCATGGCTACAA CTCAGAGGATGCCTCTGGCTTTTTAGTTTCTCTGCTATTTGGTCTTGGGCCATTGCTTGGCGGAATGATACTCGTTGTTTTTTCTCTTGCCTTCTATCTACAACATCCTCTTCTCACTGGTGTGTTCTCCGGCATTGCATTTTTTCTTGCTGCATGGAGGCCTGTACAGCTTCTTTTGTCTTCGAAGATGGAATTCTTTACCCAGACATTGTTGCTTATTGCTGGCTCAGCTTTATATCACATGTCCACAGCTAGCATCTTAAGATTGGCTCGTCGCAAGGTGTCTGTCAATGACCTTGCATCTTCTTCTGGTCTTTCTGTGAGTGCCCTCACTCTTCAATCATTCTTGGCATGTGGGGCCATCTCCTTTCATGCCCTGGCAGAGGGGCTTGCTCTAGGTGTGGCAGCCCCAAAGGCTTATGGGCTTGGCAGGCACATGGTTCTACCAGTTTCACTACATGGGCTGCCACGAGGTGCTGCTGTTGCAAGCTGCATCTTCGGCGCCACCGGCAGCTGGCAGGGAGCCTTAGCAGCTGCTGCCTTGACTGGGTTTGCAGGCCCCATCTCTGCCATTGGAGCTATACTTGCTGGCATTGACTACAGTGGCCTTGATTATTGGATGGTCCTTGCATGTGGAACGTTGCTCCCGAGCTTTGGCGGTGCTTTTCAGCGAGCACTGAAGTTGGATGCAAGGAAGAGCATTTATGGGCTGTTGATGGGGCTTGGATTTGCCTGTGTGTGTTTAACATCCACCAGGTTAGTTTGCCTGCATACACCTTACTGCAATTCAGCACCAGAGGCTGTCACTTGA
- the LOC105037371 gene encoding hydroxyacylglutathione hydrolase cytoplasmic has translation MKIYHIPCLEDNYAYLIVDESTMEAAAVDPVEPKKIIESAKEIGAELKLVLTTHHHWDHAGGNEEIKKLVPGIKVFGGTIDNVKGCTNEVENGDKFTLGADINILSLHTPCHTKGHISYYVTSKEEEDPAVFTGDTLFIAGCGKFFEGTADQMYQSLCVTLGSLPKPTRVYCGHEYTVSNLRFALTVEPENEKMKQKLSWAQLQRQANLPTIPSTIGEELETNPFMRVDLPEIQAKVGCRSPVEAIKEIRRLKDNWRGR, from the exons ATGAAGATTTATCACATCCCTTGCTTGGAGGATAACTATGCCTACCT AATCGTGGACGAGAGCACGATGGAGGCGGCCGCCGTCGATCCCGTGGAGCCCAAGAAGATCATCGAGTCCGCCAAGGAGATCGGCGCGGAACTTAAGCTCGTCCTCACCACTCATCATCACTG GGATCATGCTGGTGGAAACGAGGAGATTAAAAAGCTGGTGCCAGGGATTAAGGTCTTTGGTGGGACGATAGACAATGTTAAAGGGTGCACGAATGAGGTGGAGAATGGGGACAAGTTTACTCTGGGGGCGGATATTAATATCCTGTCCCTCCACACGCCATG CCACACTAAAGGCCACATAAGCTACTATGTGACAAGCAAAGAGGAGGAAGATCCAGCTGTGTTTACCGGGGACACATTG TTTATTGCTGGCTGTGGAAAGTTTTTTGAAGGTACTGCAGATCAGATGTACCAATCACTATGTGTAACATTGGGTTCATTACCAAAGCCAACTCGAGTTTACTGTGGCCATGAG TACACAGTAAGCAACTTGCGGTTTGCATTAACAGTTGAGCCGGAGAACGAGAAGATGAAGCAAAAGCTCTCATGGGCCCAGCTACAACGTCAGGCAAACCTGCCAACTATTCCTTCAACCATTGGGGAAGAGCTTGAGACAAACCCCTTCATGCGTGTTGATTTACCAGAAATACAG GCAAAAGTTGGTTGTCGATCTCCAGTTGAAGCCATAAAAGAAATAAGGAGGCTGAAAGATAATTGGAGAGGCAGATGA